From a single Entelurus aequoreus isolate RoL-2023_Sb linkage group LG12, RoL_Eaeq_v1.1, whole genome shotgun sequence genomic region:
- the LOC133662134 gene encoding uncharacterized protein LOC133662134 isoform X6, which translates to MRAEMEGAVDGDRATSERRPSILLLQNMLRKASQSSLDNEYQTLVSSPSELSVSPVGGWRSKQIKESTLFARSSQNVASSNPFYSYYMESENKYKQDQDSIFVPQPQFQSSPLENEATMSDPHKDFIQAFSLNHVQDSFPTSQSVSSSGHYHGANHNSVDTYTKNLPENLYKDSNSYSSNMQDLFQNSREDEKVLAKYPSTLANPSPDKDLFTSSKDPVLNLFYSASTKFQTNGGGFSHNNKLADSGLSGSDLDAFSPFSTAEPFPSPLVKNLFGDGGNASNSFGAKPFDSKDNFRSSPLVQSNYSDAQHEIVLTTPQGSKHGILHPTPFNQAQKLMGSPDSSPTESEHVQFSRRPPKPLPRSKPSRPPKPAYSVEPDAAVPPKPPPRPFKPLPKLPIHLKTDADDNKAAESDDHPVFEDIFLMGQERCVEDWPEDSPQLDPDFKPSGKFKLRRESLRVNMDHEIAERGSGEDQDDYGTQGKKKGRKFSLMSRRGSKDTFPGDNRSFTLPTQSKSSQDYFYDMYSSPVEKEDGVQSWSDTKKKDPLKNKVNQLLRRASTSLINKQSTAESKQDDDFIKKKMQMEEPTNTWHSQEAMLDDSMNVEEKVGQWESDGYTSNGKKKKKFKLISKKNVPGEQSKGAYGFSNRTDSNQYIFEDEDRLRSPHSTRQGGLVDMNAFSASMPTGLNDQELYWPEDYKTQKKSIKKKLLHLARHSSKEDMLNTNKQYYEELNSDDSKPKKNKFKASVPPPVQFRKQKPIHSLPELEEPGAYSHASSAEASYLDHWPGEDDVMRSGNPRWSTKVDYNYEVDELAICKLKKSKRKSLLKHKSKNKEWDDASEDLAALSEAAHAEMLAAQRDIANSVEDTEGDGDTDSLMEWWNTVEQWDELPSDEEEKNDDSTSFSILANKVQRGLRVFNKIFMERAEVLWQHIIRLHALADDIIIFHQKAKAAGITGGTTAAVGGVTAIAGLALAPFTFGASLIITAVGVGVATAGGITTASATISDNVNNMHERKKVEAVLQEYDLHFQDVAKVLNFVNHGIYKLRGHPFLRSGTQHYSEDWEVRKAVQMISLVDSPVMRASQVTETNLALVQRFHSSIDKYFLKESRELKRSYRKEFVAQIKEVANVLNDGVVELNAIREELQSAVGNI; encoded by the exons ATGAGAGCAGAAAtg GAGGGGGCTGTGGATGGAGACCGCGCCACAAGCGAAAGACGACCT AGTATTTTGCTGCTTCAAAACATGCTGAGAAAAGCTTCGCAAAGTTCACTCGACAATGAATAccag ACTCTCGTTTCATCGCCCTCTGAATTAAGCGTTTCACCTGTGGGCGGTTGGAGAAGCAAACAG ATCAAAGAATCTACTTTGTTCGCGCGAAGCTCTCAG AATGTGGCCAGCAGCAACCCTTTTTATTCGTATTACATG GAATCTGAGAACAAGTACAAACAAGATCAAGACAGCATCTTTGTCCCTCAGCCCCAATTCCAGAGTTCTCCTCTGGAAAATGAAGCCACAATGTCTGACCCTCATAAGGACTTCATTCAGGCTTTCAGCCTAAACCACGTGCAGGACAGCTTTCCAACATCCCAAAGTGTGTCTTCAAGCGGCCATTATCACGGCGCCAACCACAACTCGGTAGATACCTACACGAAGAACCTTCCTGAGAACCTCTACAAGGACTCAAATTCATACAGCTCAAACATGCAGGATCTTTTCCAAAATTCCAGAGAAGATGAGAAAGTCTTGGCTAAATATCCCAGCACTTTAGCAAATCCGTCCCCTGACAAGGATCTCTTCACCTCCTCAAAGGATCCAGTGTTGAACCTGTTTTATTCTGCCTCCACCAAGTTTCAAACAAACGGAGGAGGATTCTCTCATAATAACAAACTTGCTGATTCTGGATTATCTGGGTCAGATCTGGATGCATTCTCCCCTTTCTCCACTGCAGAGCCATTCCCCAGCCCGCTAGTAAAGAATTTATTTGGAGATGGTGGCAATGCCAGCAACTCATTTGGTGCAAAGCCATTTGATAGCAAGGACAATTTTAGGTCGTCACCCCTGGTCCAATCAAATTATTCTGACGCACAGCACGAGATTGTGCTCACCACTCCACAGGGAAGCAAGCACGGAATCCTCCACCCGACCCCCTTCAATCAGGCCCAGAAACTGATGGGGTCGCCGGATTCTTCTCCGACTGAGTCAGAGCAC GTGCAATTCTCTAGGCGTCCACCAAAGCCACTGCCTCGTTCCAAACCTTCCAGGCCACCCAAGCCAGCATACTCT GTGGAGCCTGATGCAGCTGTGCCTCCGAAACCTCCTCCAAGACCGTTTAAACCGCTACCCAAGCTGCCCATTCACCTCAAAACCGATGCGGAT GACAACAAAGCAGCTGAGTCGGACGACCACCCCGTCTTTGAGGACATTTTTCTGATGGGACAG GAGAGGTGTGTAGAAGACTGGCCAGAGGACAGTCCTCAGCTGGACCCCGACTTCAAACCA TCCGGGAAGTTTAAACTCCGCCGTGAATCCCTAAGA GTGAATATGGACCATGAGATAGCAGAAAGAGGCAGTGGAGAAGATCAGGATGATTATGGAACTCAGGGCAAG AAAAAGGGGAGGAAGTTCTCCCTGATGTCCAGAAGAGGCTCAAAG GACACATTTCCTGGTGACAACAGGAGCTTCACTTTACCTACACAAAGTAAATCATCACAG GACTATTTTTACGACATGTACTCATCACCAGTTGAGAAAGAAGATGGAGTGCAAAGTTGGTCGGACACAAAA AAGAAGGACCCTCTGAAGAACAAAGTCAACCAGCTGCTGAGGCGTGCGTCCACCAGTCTCATCAACAAACAATCGACTGCTGAAAGCAAG CAGGACGATGACTTCATTAAGAAAAAGATGCAAATGGAAGAGCCCACCAACACATGGCACTCTCAG GAGGCCATGTTGGACGACAGCATGAATGTGGAAGAGAAAGTTGGACAATGGGAGAGTGACGGCTACACCAGT aatggcaaaaagaagaagaagttcAAGTTAATCTCAAAGAAAAATGTTCCTGGGGAGCAGTCCAAGGGGGCATATGGATTCTCCAATCGCACAGACTCAAATCAGTATATATTTGAGGATGAGGACAGGTTAAGGAGCCCTCATTCCACCAGACAG GGCGGGCTCGTAGACATGAATGCTTTTTCTGCAAGCATGCCCACCGGATTGAATGACCAAGAACTCTACTGGCCTGAGGACTACAAAACT caGAAGAAATCCATAAAGAAGAAATTGCTGCACTTGGCTCGCCACAGCTCCAAG GAGGACATGCTGAACACCAACAAGCAGTATTATGAAGAGCTGAACTCAGACGACTCCAAGCCG aaaaaaaacaaattcaaGGCTTCGGTCCCTCCTCCGGTTCAGTTTCGCAAACAAAAGCCGATTCACAGTTTACCTGAACTGGAGGAACCAGGCGCATACAGCCATGCTTCTTCCGCAGAGGCGTCTTAT TTGGACCACTGGCCTGGCGAGGATGATGTCATGCGGAGTGGAAACCCACGCTGGAGTACCAAAGTGGACTACAACTACGAAGTGGATGAACTGGCAATCTGCAAACTG aaaaagtCAAAGCGTAAAAGCTTATTGAAGCACAAATCGAAG AACAAAGAGTGGGATGACGCCAGCGAGGATTTAGCAGCCCTGTCAGAGGCGGCCCAT GCTGAAATGCTGGCGGCTCAGAGGGACATAGCGAACAGTGTGGAAGACACTGAGGGTGACGGG GACACGGACAGCTTGATGGAATGGTGGAACACAGTGGAAC AATGGGATGAGCTTCCATCAGACGAAGAGGAAAAAAACGATGATTccac ATCCTTCAGTATCTTGGCGAACAAGGTTCAGCGAGGCCTGCGCGTCTTCAACAAAATCTTCATGGAGCGTGCCGAGGTTTTGTGGCAGCATATCATCAGGCTGCACGCCCTGGCCGATGACATCATCATCTTCCACCAGAAAGCCAAGGCGGCAGGCATCACCGGCGGCACCACGGCGGCCGTCGGTGGCGTGACAGCCATCGCTGGCCTGGCCTTGGCACCTTTCACGTTTGGCGCCTCCCTCATTATCACGGCTGTCGGTGTAGGTGTCGCTACCGCTGGAGGGATCACCACGGCCTCGGCGACCATTTCGGATAATGTCAACAACATGCATGAGCGCAAGAAG GTGGAGGCGGTGCTGCAGGAGTACGATCTTCACTTTCAGGACGTGGCCAAGGTCCTTAACTTCGTCAATCACGGCATCTACAAACTGCGCGGGCATCCTTTCCTTCGGTCCGGCACACAGCACTACTCCGAGGACTGGGAGGTGCGCAAGGCAGTGCAGATGATCAGCCTGGTGGACTCGCCCGTCATGCGAGCTTCACAGGTCACCGAGACCAACTTGGCCTTAGTCCAAAGATTTCACAGCAGCATTGACAAGTATTTCCTCAAGGAATCGCGGGAGCTGAAGAGAAGCTATAGGAAGGAGTTTGTGGCTCAGATAAAGGAGGTTGCCAATGTGCTCAATGATGGAGTGGTGGAGCTCAACGCCATCAGGGAGGAGTTACAGAGCGCAGTTGGGAACATTTAA
- the LOC133662134 gene encoding uncharacterized protein LOC133662134 isoform X3, giving the protein MRAEMEGAVDGDRATSERRPSILLLQNMLRKASQSSLDNEYQTLVSSPSELSVSPVGGWRSKQNAFKTENNQPVPASVEIKESTLFARSSQNVASSNPFYSYYMESENKYKQDQDSIFVPQPQFQSSPLENEATMSDPHKDFIQAFSLNHVQDSFPTSQSVSSSGHYHGANHNSVDTYTKNLPENLYKDSNSYSSNMQDLFQNSREDEKVLAKYPSTLANPSPDKDLFTSSKDPVLNLFYSASTKFQTNGGGFSHNNKLADSGLSGSDLDAFSPFSTAEPFPSPLVKNLFGDGGNASNSFGAKPFDSKDNFRSSPLVQSNYSDAQHEIVLTTPQGSKHGILHPTPFNQAQKLMGSPDSSPTESEHVQFSRRPPKPLPRSKPSRPPKPAYSVEPDAAVPPKPPPRPFKPLPKLPIHLKTDADDNKAAESDDHPVFEDIFLMGQERCVEDWPEDSPQLDPDFKPSGKFKLRRESLRVNMDHEIAERGSGEDQDDYGTQGKKKGRKFSLMSRRGSKDTFPGDNRSFTLPTQSKSSQDYFYDMYSSPVEKEDGVQSWSDTKKDPLKNKVNQLLRRASTSLINKQSTAESKQDDDFIKKKMQMEEPTNTWHSQEAMLDDSMNVEEKVGQWESDGYTSNGKKKKKFKLISKKNVPGEQSKGAYGFSNRTDSNQYIFEDEDRLRSPHSTRQGGLVDMNAFSASMPTGLNDQELYWPEDYKTQKKSIKKKLLHLARHSSKEDMLNTNKQYYEELNSDDSKPKKNKFKASVPPPVQFRKQKPIHSLPELEEPGAYSHASSAEASYLDHWPGEDDVMRSGNPRWSTKVDYNYEVDELAICKLKKSKRKSLLKHKSKNKEWDDASEDLAALSEAAHAEMLAAQRDIANSVEDTEGDGDTDSLMEWWNTVEQWDELPSDEEEKNDDSTSFSILANKVQRGLRVFNKIFMERAEVLWQHIIRLHALADDIIIFHQKAKAAGITGGTTAAVGGVTAIAGLALAPFTFGASLIITAVGVGVATAGGITTASATISDNVNNMHERKKVEAVLQEYDLHFQDVAKVLNFVNHGIYKLRGHPFLRSGTQHYSEDWEVRKAVQMISLVDSPVMRASQVTETNLALVQRFHSSIDKYFLKESRELKRSYRKEFVAQIKEVANVLNDGVVELNAIREELQSAVGNI; this is encoded by the exons ATGAGAGCAGAAAtg GAGGGGGCTGTGGATGGAGACCGCGCCACAAGCGAAAGACGACCT AGTATTTTGCTGCTTCAAAACATGCTGAGAAAAGCTTCGCAAAGTTCACTCGACAATGAATAccag ACTCTCGTTTCATCGCCCTCTGAATTAAGCGTTTCACCTGTGGGCGGTTGGAGAAGCAAACAG AACGCCTTTAAGACAGAGAACAATCAGCCGGTGCCTGCTTCAGTTGAG ATCAAAGAATCTACTTTGTTCGCGCGAAGCTCTCAG AATGTGGCCAGCAGCAACCCTTTTTATTCGTATTACATG GAATCTGAGAACAAGTACAAACAAGATCAAGACAGCATCTTTGTCCCTCAGCCCCAATTCCAGAGTTCTCCTCTGGAAAATGAAGCCACAATGTCTGACCCTCATAAGGACTTCATTCAGGCTTTCAGCCTAAACCACGTGCAGGACAGCTTTCCAACATCCCAAAGTGTGTCTTCAAGCGGCCATTATCACGGCGCCAACCACAACTCGGTAGATACCTACACGAAGAACCTTCCTGAGAACCTCTACAAGGACTCAAATTCATACAGCTCAAACATGCAGGATCTTTTCCAAAATTCCAGAGAAGATGAGAAAGTCTTGGCTAAATATCCCAGCACTTTAGCAAATCCGTCCCCTGACAAGGATCTCTTCACCTCCTCAAAGGATCCAGTGTTGAACCTGTTTTATTCTGCCTCCACCAAGTTTCAAACAAACGGAGGAGGATTCTCTCATAATAACAAACTTGCTGATTCTGGATTATCTGGGTCAGATCTGGATGCATTCTCCCCTTTCTCCACTGCAGAGCCATTCCCCAGCCCGCTAGTAAAGAATTTATTTGGAGATGGTGGCAATGCCAGCAACTCATTTGGTGCAAAGCCATTTGATAGCAAGGACAATTTTAGGTCGTCACCCCTGGTCCAATCAAATTATTCTGACGCACAGCACGAGATTGTGCTCACCACTCCACAGGGAAGCAAGCACGGAATCCTCCACCCGACCCCCTTCAATCAGGCCCAGAAACTGATGGGGTCGCCGGATTCTTCTCCGACTGAGTCAGAGCAC GTGCAATTCTCTAGGCGTCCACCAAAGCCACTGCCTCGTTCCAAACCTTCCAGGCCACCCAAGCCAGCATACTCT GTGGAGCCTGATGCAGCTGTGCCTCCGAAACCTCCTCCAAGACCGTTTAAACCGCTACCCAAGCTGCCCATTCACCTCAAAACCGATGCGGAT GACAACAAAGCAGCTGAGTCGGACGACCACCCCGTCTTTGAGGACATTTTTCTGATGGGACAG GAGAGGTGTGTAGAAGACTGGCCAGAGGACAGTCCTCAGCTGGACCCCGACTTCAAACCA TCCGGGAAGTTTAAACTCCGCCGTGAATCCCTAAGA GTGAATATGGACCATGAGATAGCAGAAAGAGGCAGTGGAGAAGATCAGGATGATTATGGAACTCAGGGCAAG AAAAAGGGGAGGAAGTTCTCCCTGATGTCCAGAAGAGGCTCAAAG GACACATTTCCTGGTGACAACAGGAGCTTCACTTTACCTACACAAAGTAAATCATCACAG GACTATTTTTACGACATGTACTCATCACCAGTTGAGAAAGAAGATGGAGTGCAAAGTTGGTCGGACACAAAA AAGGACCCTCTGAAGAACAAAGTCAACCAGCTGCTGAGGCGTGCGTCCACCAGTCTCATCAACAAACAATCGACTGCTGAAAGCAAG CAGGACGATGACTTCATTAAGAAAAAGATGCAAATGGAAGAGCCCACCAACACATGGCACTCTCAG GAGGCCATGTTGGACGACAGCATGAATGTGGAAGAGAAAGTTGGACAATGGGAGAGTGACGGCTACACCAGT aatggcaaaaagaagaagaagttcAAGTTAATCTCAAAGAAAAATGTTCCTGGGGAGCAGTCCAAGGGGGCATATGGATTCTCCAATCGCACAGACTCAAATCAGTATATATTTGAGGATGAGGACAGGTTAAGGAGCCCTCATTCCACCAGACAG GGCGGGCTCGTAGACATGAATGCTTTTTCTGCAAGCATGCCCACCGGATTGAATGACCAAGAACTCTACTGGCCTGAGGACTACAAAACT caGAAGAAATCCATAAAGAAGAAATTGCTGCACTTGGCTCGCCACAGCTCCAAG GAGGACATGCTGAACACCAACAAGCAGTATTATGAAGAGCTGAACTCAGACGACTCCAAGCCG aaaaaaaacaaattcaaGGCTTCGGTCCCTCCTCCGGTTCAGTTTCGCAAACAAAAGCCGATTCACAGTTTACCTGAACTGGAGGAACCAGGCGCATACAGCCATGCTTCTTCCGCAGAGGCGTCTTAT TTGGACCACTGGCCTGGCGAGGATGATGTCATGCGGAGTGGAAACCCACGCTGGAGTACCAAAGTGGACTACAACTACGAAGTGGATGAACTGGCAATCTGCAAACTG aaaaagtCAAAGCGTAAAAGCTTATTGAAGCACAAATCGAAG AACAAAGAGTGGGATGACGCCAGCGAGGATTTAGCAGCCCTGTCAGAGGCGGCCCAT GCTGAAATGCTGGCGGCTCAGAGGGACATAGCGAACAGTGTGGAAGACACTGAGGGTGACGGG GACACGGACAGCTTGATGGAATGGTGGAACACAGTGGAAC AATGGGATGAGCTTCCATCAGACGAAGAGGAAAAAAACGATGATTccac ATCCTTCAGTATCTTGGCGAACAAGGTTCAGCGAGGCCTGCGCGTCTTCAACAAAATCTTCATGGAGCGTGCCGAGGTTTTGTGGCAGCATATCATCAGGCTGCACGCCCTGGCCGATGACATCATCATCTTCCACCAGAAAGCCAAGGCGGCAGGCATCACCGGCGGCACCACGGCGGCCGTCGGTGGCGTGACAGCCATCGCTGGCCTGGCCTTGGCACCTTTCACGTTTGGCGCCTCCCTCATTATCACGGCTGTCGGTGTAGGTGTCGCTACCGCTGGAGGGATCACCACGGCCTCGGCGACCATTTCGGATAATGTCAACAACATGCATGAGCGCAAGAAG GTGGAGGCGGTGCTGCAGGAGTACGATCTTCACTTTCAGGACGTGGCCAAGGTCCTTAACTTCGTCAATCACGGCATCTACAAACTGCGCGGGCATCCTTTCCTTCGGTCCGGCACACAGCACTACTCCGAGGACTGGGAGGTGCGCAAGGCAGTGCAGATGATCAGCCTGGTGGACTCGCCCGTCATGCGAGCTTCACAGGTCACCGAGACCAACTTGGCCTTAGTCCAAAGATTTCACAGCAGCATTGACAAGTATTTCCTCAAGGAATCGCGGGAGCTGAAGAGAAGCTATAGGAAGGAGTTTGTGGCTCAGATAAAGGAGGTTGCCAATGTGCTCAATGATGGAGTGGTGGAGCTCAACGCCATCAGGGAGGAGTTACAGAGCGCAGTTGGGAACATTTAA
- the LOC133662134 gene encoding uncharacterized protein LOC133662134 isoform X4, whose amino-acid sequence MRAEMEGAVDGDRATSERRPSILLLQNMLRKASQSSLDNEYQTLVSSPSELSVSPVGGWRSKQNAFKTENNQPVPASVEIKESTLFARSSQNVASSNPFYSYYMESENKYKQDQDSIFVPQPQFQSSPLENEATMSDPHKDFIQAFSLNHVQDSFPTSQSVSSSGHYHGANHNSVDTYTKNLPENLYKDSNSYSSNMQDLFQNSREDEKVLAKYPSTLANPSPDKDLFTSSKDPVLNLFYSASTKFQTNGGGFSHNNKLADSGLSGSDLDAFSPFSTAEPFPSPLVKNLFGDGGNASNSFGAKPFDSKDNFRSSPLVQSNYSDAQHEIVLTTPQGSKHGILHPTPFNQAQKLMGSPDSSPTESEHVQFSRRPPKPLPRSKPSRPPKPAYSVEPDAAVPPKPPPRPFKPLPKLPIHLKTDADDNKAAESDDHPVFEDIFLMGQERCVEDWPEDSPQLDPDFKPSGKFKLRRESLRVNMDHEIAERGSGEDQDDYGTQGKKKGRKFSLMSRRGSKDTFPGDNRSFTLPTQSKSSQDYFYDMYSSPVEKEDGVQSWSDTKKKDPLKNKVNQLLRRASTSLINKQSTAESKDDDFIKKKMQMEEPTNTWHSQEAMLDDSMNVEEKVGQWESDGYTSNGKKKKKFKLISKKNVPGEQSKGAYGFSNRTDSNQYIFEDEDRLRSPHSTRQGGLVDMNAFSASMPTGLNDQELYWPEDYKTQKKSIKKKLLHLARHSSKEDMLNTNKQYYEELNSDDSKPKKNKFKASVPPPVQFRKQKPIHSLPELEEPGAYSHASSAEASYLDHWPGEDDVMRSGNPRWSTKVDYNYEVDELAICKLKKSKRKSLLKHKSKNKEWDDASEDLAALSEAAHAEMLAAQRDIANSVEDTEGDGDTDSLMEWWNTVEQWDELPSDEEEKNDDSTSFSILANKVQRGLRVFNKIFMERAEVLWQHIIRLHALADDIIIFHQKAKAAGITGGTTAAVGGVTAIAGLALAPFTFGASLIITAVGVGVATAGGITTASATISDNVNNMHERKKVEAVLQEYDLHFQDVAKVLNFVNHGIYKLRGHPFLRSGTQHYSEDWEVRKAVQMISLVDSPVMRASQVTETNLALVQRFHSSIDKYFLKESRELKRSYRKEFVAQIKEVANVLNDGVVELNAIREELQSAVGNI is encoded by the exons ATGAGAGCAGAAAtg GAGGGGGCTGTGGATGGAGACCGCGCCACAAGCGAAAGACGACCT AGTATTTTGCTGCTTCAAAACATGCTGAGAAAAGCTTCGCAAAGTTCACTCGACAATGAATAccag ACTCTCGTTTCATCGCCCTCTGAATTAAGCGTTTCACCTGTGGGCGGTTGGAGAAGCAAACAG AACGCCTTTAAGACAGAGAACAATCAGCCGGTGCCTGCTTCAGTTGAG ATCAAAGAATCTACTTTGTTCGCGCGAAGCTCTCAG AATGTGGCCAGCAGCAACCCTTTTTATTCGTATTACATG GAATCTGAGAACAAGTACAAACAAGATCAAGACAGCATCTTTGTCCCTCAGCCCCAATTCCAGAGTTCTCCTCTGGAAAATGAAGCCACAATGTCTGACCCTCATAAGGACTTCATTCAGGCTTTCAGCCTAAACCACGTGCAGGACAGCTTTCCAACATCCCAAAGTGTGTCTTCAAGCGGCCATTATCACGGCGCCAACCACAACTCGGTAGATACCTACACGAAGAACCTTCCTGAGAACCTCTACAAGGACTCAAATTCATACAGCTCAAACATGCAGGATCTTTTCCAAAATTCCAGAGAAGATGAGAAAGTCTTGGCTAAATATCCCAGCACTTTAGCAAATCCGTCCCCTGACAAGGATCTCTTCACCTCCTCAAAGGATCCAGTGTTGAACCTGTTTTATTCTGCCTCCACCAAGTTTCAAACAAACGGAGGAGGATTCTCTCATAATAACAAACTTGCTGATTCTGGATTATCTGGGTCAGATCTGGATGCATTCTCCCCTTTCTCCACTGCAGAGCCATTCCCCAGCCCGCTAGTAAAGAATTTATTTGGAGATGGTGGCAATGCCAGCAACTCATTTGGTGCAAAGCCATTTGATAGCAAGGACAATTTTAGGTCGTCACCCCTGGTCCAATCAAATTATTCTGACGCACAGCACGAGATTGTGCTCACCACTCCACAGGGAAGCAAGCACGGAATCCTCCACCCGACCCCCTTCAATCAGGCCCAGAAACTGATGGGGTCGCCGGATTCTTCTCCGACTGAGTCAGAGCAC GTGCAATTCTCTAGGCGTCCACCAAAGCCACTGCCTCGTTCCAAACCTTCCAGGCCACCCAAGCCAGCATACTCT GTGGAGCCTGATGCAGCTGTGCCTCCGAAACCTCCTCCAAGACCGTTTAAACCGCTACCCAAGCTGCCCATTCACCTCAAAACCGATGCGGAT GACAACAAAGCAGCTGAGTCGGACGACCACCCCGTCTTTGAGGACATTTTTCTGATGGGACAG GAGAGGTGTGTAGAAGACTGGCCAGAGGACAGTCCTCAGCTGGACCCCGACTTCAAACCA TCCGGGAAGTTTAAACTCCGCCGTGAATCCCTAAGA GTGAATATGGACCATGAGATAGCAGAAAGAGGCAGTGGAGAAGATCAGGATGATTATGGAACTCAGGGCAAG AAAAAGGGGAGGAAGTTCTCCCTGATGTCCAGAAGAGGCTCAAAG GACACATTTCCTGGTGACAACAGGAGCTTCACTTTACCTACACAAAGTAAATCATCACAG GACTATTTTTACGACATGTACTCATCACCAGTTGAGAAAGAAGATGGAGTGCAAAGTTGGTCGGACACAAAA AAGAAGGACCCTCTGAAGAACAAAGTCAACCAGCTGCTGAGGCGTGCGTCCACCAGTCTCATCAACAAACAATCGACTGCTGAAAGCAAG GACGATGACTTCATTAAGAAAAAGATGCAAATGGAAGAGCCCACCAACACATGGCACTCTCAG GAGGCCATGTTGGACGACAGCATGAATGTGGAAGAGAAAGTTGGACAATGGGAGAGTGACGGCTACACCAGT aatggcaaaaagaagaagaagttcAAGTTAATCTCAAAGAAAAATGTTCCTGGGGAGCAGTCCAAGGGGGCATATGGATTCTCCAATCGCACAGACTCAAATCAGTATATATTTGAGGATGAGGACAGGTTAAGGAGCCCTCATTCCACCAGACAG GGCGGGCTCGTAGACATGAATGCTTTTTCTGCAAGCATGCCCACCGGATTGAATGACCAAGAACTCTACTGGCCTGAGGACTACAAAACT caGAAGAAATCCATAAAGAAGAAATTGCTGCACTTGGCTCGCCACAGCTCCAAG GAGGACATGCTGAACACCAACAAGCAGTATTATGAAGAGCTGAACTCAGACGACTCCAAGCCG aaaaaaaacaaattcaaGGCTTCGGTCCCTCCTCCGGTTCAGTTTCGCAAACAAAAGCCGATTCACAGTTTACCTGAACTGGAGGAACCAGGCGCATACAGCCATGCTTCTTCCGCAGAGGCGTCTTAT TTGGACCACTGGCCTGGCGAGGATGATGTCATGCGGAGTGGAAACCCACGCTGGAGTACCAAAGTGGACTACAACTACGAAGTGGATGAACTGGCAATCTGCAAACTG aaaaagtCAAAGCGTAAAAGCTTATTGAAGCACAAATCGAAG AACAAAGAGTGGGATGACGCCAGCGAGGATTTAGCAGCCCTGTCAGAGGCGGCCCAT GCTGAAATGCTGGCGGCTCAGAGGGACATAGCGAACAGTGTGGAAGACACTGAGGGTGACGGG GACACGGACAGCTTGATGGAATGGTGGAACACAGTGGAAC AATGGGATGAGCTTCCATCAGACGAAGAGGAAAAAAACGATGATTccac ATCCTTCAGTATCTTGGCGAACAAGGTTCAGCGAGGCCTGCGCGTCTTCAACAAAATCTTCATGGAGCGTGCCGAGGTTTTGTGGCAGCATATCATCAGGCTGCACGCCCTGGCCGATGACATCATCATCTTCCACCAGAAAGCCAAGGCGGCAGGCATCACCGGCGGCACCACGGCGGCCGTCGGTGGCGTGACAGCCATCGCTGGCCTGGCCTTGGCACCTTTCACGTTTGGCGCCTCCCTCATTATCACGGCTGTCGGTGTAGGTGTCGCTACCGCTGGAGGGATCACCACGGCCTCGGCGACCATTTCGGATAATGTCAACAACATGCATGAGCGCAAGAAG GTGGAGGCGGTGCTGCAGGAGTACGATCTTCACTTTCAGGACGTGGCCAAGGTCCTTAACTTCGTCAATCACGGCATCTACAAACTGCGCGGGCATCCTTTCCTTCGGTCCGGCACACAGCACTACTCCGAGGACTGGGAGGTGCGCAAGGCAGTGCAGATGATCAGCCTGGTGGACTCGCCCGTCATGCGAGCTTCACAGGTCACCGAGACCAACTTGGCCTTAGTCCAAAGATTTCACAGCAGCATTGACAAGTATTTCCTCAAGGAATCGCGGGAGCTGAAGAGAAGCTATAGGAAGGAGTTTGTGGCTCAGATAAAGGAGGTTGCCAATGTGCTCAATGATGGAGTGGTGGAGCTCAACGCCATCAGGGAGGAGTTACAGAGCGCAGTTGGGAACATTTAA